In the Terriglobales bacterium genome, one interval contains:
- a CDS encoding VOC family protein has product MPAKVKATPDGYHTATPYLIIQGAAAALDFYKKVFGATEIMRMAQPEGKIGHAEIRIGDSVVMLADEVPQMGYRGPKSLGGSPVSLMLYVEDVDAAVARAVAAGAKLTQPVQDKFYGDRNGVIEDPFGHVWTIATHTEDVSPEEMDKRMAAMDKGK; this is encoded by the coding sequence ATGCCCGCCAAGGTGAAGGCCACCCCCGACGGCTACCACACTGCCACACCCTACCTGATCATCCAAGGAGCTGCCGCCGCTCTGGATTTCTACAAGAAGGTCTTTGGAGCGACCGAGATCATGCGCATGGCGCAGCCCGAAGGCAAGATCGGCCACGCCGAGATCCGCATCGGCGATTCCGTCGTCATGCTGGCCGACGAGGTCCCGCAGATGGGCTACCGCGGCCCCAAGTCGCTGGGCGGCTCCCCGGTCAGCCTCATGCTGTACGTCGAGGATGTAGACGCCGCGGTGGCGCGCGCAGTGGCCGCCGGTGCCAAGCTCACCCAGCCCGTCCAGGACAAGTTCTACGGCGACCGCAACGGCGTGATCGAGGACCCCTTCGGCCACGTTTGGACCATCGCCACCCACACGGAAGACGTCTCGCCCGAGGAAATGGATAAGCGGATGGCGGCCATGGACAAGGGTAAGTGA